ATACTGCTTTATCAGGATATAATTCTGCAACTTCCTGCATTATATAAAACTGAATTTCAGATAGTGCAGCTTTCTTGTAATCCGTAATATGTACCTGCACACCCTGAAGATTCTTTCCCTGACCAACTGCATAAAATGGATTCAGGTGAATTGGTCTGAACTTCACTCCCGGTAAATTCAAGGCATTCATTTTTGCTGCAAACTCATCGGCCTTTATCCATTCTGCAGCAAACATCTGGAAAGGGATGGTATATCCTACACCAATAGACATATATCCTAACTCTCCAAGGATTCCTGATACTGGATAAAATTCAGCAGAGTGAGCATGAGGAATATGCGGTGAAGCTGGAACCCATTGCAGCCCGGTTTGTGTATAATCCATCTTACGCTTCCAGCCTTTCATCTTCACGACATGTAAATTGCATTGCTTTTTCAGCATATTCTCACTATTGAGCATAATTGCAACTTCTCCGCAAGTTAACCCATAAACATAAGGGATCTTGAACTGGCTTACAAAAGAATAAAAACCATCTTCAACCAGGTTACCTTCTATCTTGAGACCATTCACCGGATTCGGGCGATCAAGCACCACAAATTCAATATTATTCTCGGCAGCAGCTTCCATAGCCAATCCCATGGTACTGATATAAGTAAATGAACGACAGCCAATATCCTGAATGTCATACACCAGAACATCTATACCTTTCAACATTTCAGGGGTAGCCTTGCGTGTTTTGCCATATAATGAATATACAGGTACTCCGGTTGAAGGGTCATTGGAATTATCAACATGATCGCCGGCATGTACATCTCCCCTCACTCCATGTTCAGGACCAAAAAGAGCAACCAACTTCACATTCTTTGCTTCATGAAGAATATCAATTGTCGACTTCAGGTCATTATCTACCCCTGTCGGATTAGTGATTAATCCAACACGTTTACCTTCCAATATTTTAAAGTTCTGTTCCTTCAAAACCTCAATTCCGGTTTTAATTCTTATTTTCTGGGCTGATACACTGCTGGCAAATAATCCAACAAGACACAAAGTAAATAAATATTTAAGTTTCATCGCTCTTTATTATTATATTATTCAGATTCTATTTCTTCTTTTTTCTTTCCATATTCCGGATCAATCTTCACAAATGCGCAAACCGCAATGGTTGCCGCACAGCAAATCATAACCCAAACAAAGAATTTTTCATAACCAATGTGATCCTGTAACCATCCGGCAGCCATACCCGGCAGCATCATTCCCAATGCCATAAATGCTGTGCAAATTGCATAGTGTGCAGTTTTATGCTCGCCATCAGAATAATAAATAAGGAAAAGCATGTAGGCTGTAAAGCCGAAGCCGTAACCAAACTGCTCAATGAATACACAAATATTTATTATTATGAGACTTTGTGGCTGGAAGTATCCCAGATATACAAAAGTAAGGCAGGTTAGAGATATACTCCAGGCCATTGGCCATAACCAACGCTGAAGGCCGCCTTTTGATGCACATACACCTCCAATAATTCCACCAATAGTAAGTCCCAGAATACCCACAGTTCCATATACTATACCAACTTCTGCAGTAGTAAGGCCCAGTCCTCCTTTTTCAAGAGGATCAAGAAGAAACGGATTTATCAGTTTTACTAACTGAGCTTCAGGCAAACGATAAAACAACATAAAAAGAATAGCAACTACAGATTGTTTCTTCTTGAAGAAAGTGACAAATGTTGCAAAAAACTCTTTAAAGATATTTTTGGCAGTCACATTACCAACTGTCGATTTATCTGTTACAGGAACAGGAAGAATAAATTTATGATAGAGACTAAATGCTATAAAAAGACCACTCAAAATAAAGAAAGTAATAGACCAGGCAAAGGGAACCTTACCAGTCCAGGTTTCAAGCCCACCAGCCAGTACAATAAGCACACCTTGCCCAAAAATAGTGGCAATTCTGTAGAAAGTACTACGAATGCCTACATACAATGCTTGCTGTGGAACATCAAGTGCCAGCATATAAAAACCATCGGCAGCAATATCATGGGTTGCCGAACTAAATGCAACTAACCAAAAAATTGCCAATGTGGTTTGGAAGAAGTTGGGCATCGGTATAGTAAAGGCTATACCAGCCAATCCGGCACCAACTAAAAGCTGCATGGTAACAATCCACCAACGTTTAGTCTTAAGCAGATCGACAAATGGACTCCAGAAAGGTTTTATAACCCACGGCAAATATAACCAGCTTGTATATAAAGCAATATCTGTATTAGAAATGCCTAAACGCTTATACATAATAACCGAAATAGTCATAACAGCTACATAAGGCAAACCTTCTGCAAAGTATAAAGTCGGGATCCATGCCCAAGGTGATCTTCTTCTATTCTTCATAATGATTTATTAGTATAATTTGTTAATAGCTGCTCCCACGTAATAGTGCAATAAAATACGATCGTACGTAAATCCTTGCTCACCCATTACTGCAGCACCAATCTGGCATAGACCTACTCCATGCCCCCATCCCGAACCTATAAGATTAAATCTTCCGGGGATATTATTTACCATCTCCTCTTTCTCGATAACAAAAGCCGAACTATACAAGTGGGATGTAGAAAGGGTCCTTCTGATTTCTAATTCCTTGCCAATAGTAAGAGTTCGTTTACTCCCTACAATCTTTAGTTTTACCAATCGACCGGATACGCCTCGTTCAACAGGTACAAGATCAAGAATCTCCCCGTAATCAACACCTGAACGTTTTAATATCAGTTCTGATAATTCCTTTTGAGTATAAGAAACCTTCCAGCGATAGAAGTTCGTTGTTTCCTGATCATAGTTATTCAAAACCTGAGAAAGAATCTTTTTATCAGTTGTATTACAGAATGCATCCGGAGAAGCATATATCCATTTTACGGCTTCATCTTCCTTCGTCAAATCCGGCAATGGTTCTCCACTCTTATCGTCACGCAACTTAACCAGATAAGGATGTTTCACATCTTCCCAGCAATATTGAAACTCTTCAACTGCTCCACCACAACACTTTGAAAAGCGGGCATCACAGATTTTTGTGCCCGACATCAGCACTTGTCCAGCTGTTTCTTTCACCGCCAGTTCCACATTTTTTGTAGAAGCACGGGTAATGCCTTGGTAACGCTGACAGTGATCATCGGCACATACATCAAAGTTCACATGATCTTCACGGTCATACCATTTGATGCATTCATCCTCTGTCTGTGAAAATGCAGTATACTCTGATTTAGTTTCAGCAATTTCTTTATTCTTCTGAATCTGAGCTAGCAACCAGCTTCTTGAGATTACAGCATGTGCTTTTAGTAACTCAGCAGAAGCAGTGGCACTCATTTCTGAAGAAATAACACTGATCAGGTAATCTTCCACAGAGATTACGTTGACAGCTGTAAGCTTATTATTCTCAACAATCAATT
This genomic interval from uncultured Bacteroides sp. contains the following:
- a CDS encoding DUF1343 domain-containing protein, whose protein sequence is MKLKYLFTLCLVGLFASSVSAQKIRIKTGIEVLKEQNFKILEGKRVGLITNPTGVDNDLKSTIDILHEAKNVKLVALFGPEHGVRGDVHAGDHVDNSNDPSTGVPVYSLYGKTRKATPEMLKGIDVLVYDIQDIGCRSFTYISTMGLAMEAAAENNIEFVVLDRPNPVNGLKIEGNLVEDGFYSFVSQFKIPYVYGLTCGEVAIMLNSENMLKKQCNLHVVKMKGWKRKMDYTQTGLQWVPASPHIPHAHSAEFYPVSGILGELGYMSIGVGYTIPFQMFAAEWIKADEFAAKMNALNLPGVKFRPIHLNPFYAVGQGKNLQGVQVHITDYKKAALSEIQFYIMQEVAELYPDKAVFNNADNKRFNMFDKVSGSDQIRLRFAKNNKFDDIKDYWYKDVESFKKLSKKYYLYK
- a CDS encoding MFS transporter, whose product is MKNRRRSPWAWIPTLYFAEGLPYVAVMTISVIMYKRLGISNTDIALYTSWLYLPWVIKPFWSPFVDLLKTKRWWIVTMQLLVGAGLAGIAFTIPMPNFFQTTLAIFWLVAFSSATHDIAADGFYMLALDVPQQALYVGIRSTFYRIATIFGQGVLIVLAGGLETWTGKVPFAWSITFFILSGLFIAFSLYHKFILPVPVTDKSTVGNVTAKNIFKEFFATFVTFFKKKQSVVAILFMLFYRLPEAQLVKLINPFLLDPLEKGGLGLTTAEVGIVYGTVGILGLTIGGIIGGVCASKGGLQRWLWPMAWSISLTCLTFVYLGYFQPQSLIIINICVFIEQFGYGFGFTAYMLFLIYYSDGEHKTAHYAICTAFMALGMMLPGMAAGWLQDHIGYEKFFVWVMICCAATIAVCAFVKIDPEYGKKKEEIESE
- a CDS encoding SpoIID/LytB domain-containing protein, producing MKEPKVDVGIMFEPQIDFILQGNYLWEGTKLTGCQTAKYSEGKILWNGSVYEALLFEPTDSESDSFELLDVTIGINFHWERKENQRFRGALKLIVENNKLTAVNVISVEDYLISVISSEMSATASAELLKAHAVISRSWLLAQIQKNKEIAETKSEYTAFSQTEDECIKWYDREDHVNFDVCADDHCQRYQGITRASTKNVELAVKETAGQVLMSGTKICDARFSKCCGGAVEEFQYCWEDVKHPYLVKLRDDKSGEPLPDLTKEDEAVKWIYASPDAFCNTTDKKILSQVLNNYDQETTNFYRWKVSYTQKELSELILKRSGVDYGEILDLVPVERGVSGRLVKLKIVGSKRTLTIGKELEIRRTLSTSHLYSSAFVIEKEEMVNNIPGRFNLIGSGWGHGVGLCQIGAAVMGEQGFTYDRILLHYYVGAAINKLY